TACCCATCCTATCCATCCTGATATTCTTCAGTATTATTCAGGCAAGGTGATATTGACAATGTTTTTGTCCTTGAGCGATGTGTGTGTCTGAGGTTGTGATTCCTTGtgtgtacgagtgtgtgtgtgtgtgcgttcgcgCATGTCCttatgtgtgtctttgtgtgtctttgtgtgtctttgtgtgtgtgtgtgtgtgtgtgtgtgtgtgtgtgtgtgtgtgtgtgtgtgtgtgtgtgtgtgtgtgtgtgtgtgtgtgtgtgtgtgtgtgtgtagttgtgagTCCTTGTGTTCCGGGTTTTGTAGACACACAAAGTAATTCTTGTATTTTTCTGGGAATCTAATTCACAGACTCAAGATCCTGTTCAAGGAATCTACCTTCAGATGCTGTCTATTTCACAGTCCATTTCAGACAATGCACTAACTCCCATagaattgtttgtgtgtgtttgtgtgtgtgtgtgtgtgtgtgtgtgtgtgtgtgtgtgtgtgtgtgtgtgtgtacctgtgcagGGTCGACGTCATTGAGCATCACTATGGAGGTGCAGTGGTAGTCCAACACCAGCCTCCAGAAATCCTTCACTGTGTTGGGTAGAGGATGCTGGGTCACGATGAACGCTGACGGCTGCTTATAACTCTAcatgagggacggagagaggtagagcgggagggggagggagggggagagagggagggggagaggaggcagggagggaggggtagggagggggagggagggtagggaggggtagggaggggagagagagggaggggagggaggtaggggtaggggtagggagggagagagggatggggagagaggcagggaggggtagggaggggagagagagggagggagggggtagggagagaggcatggagggggtagggtggggggagggaaggagggggtagagagagagggatggagggggtagggggtagggagagagagggatggagggggtagggagagaggcatggagggggtagggagggatggagggggtagagagagagggatggaggggtagggagagagagggatggagggggtagagagagaaagagagagaggcagggagggggtagagagagagggatggagggggtagagaggaagagagagaggcatggaggggtagagagagagagggatggagggggtagagagagagggatggagggggtagagagagagaggtagagagagaaagagagagaggcatggagggggtggagagagagagggatggagggggtagagagagagggatggaggggttagagagagagaggtagagagagaaagagagagaggcatggagggggtagggagtgagagggatggaggggtagagagagaggtagagagagaaagagagagagggatggagggggtagggagagagagggatggagggggcagagagagagggggatggagggggtagagagagagggatggagggggtagagagagagagagaggcatggagggggtagggagagagagggatggaggggtagagagagaggccggagggggtggggatggaggggtagagagagagggatggaggggttagagagagagaggtagagagagaaagagagagaggcatggagggggtagggagtgagagggatggaggggtagagagagagggatggagggggcagagagagggggatggagggggtaggagagagggatggagggggtagagagagagagaggcatggagggggtagggaagagggatggaggggtagagagagaggcatggaggggtggggagagaaagggatggagggggtagagagagagggagatggagggggtagagagagagggatggagggggtagggagagagagggatggagggggtagagagagaggcatggagggggtagggagagaaagggatggagggggtagggagagaaagggatggagggggtagagagagaaagagagagaggcatggagggggtagggagagaaagggatggaggggataagagagagagggatggagggggtagagagagaaagagagagaggcatggagggggtagggagagagagggatggagggggtagggagagagaggcatggggggatagggagagaaagggatggaggggtagagagagaggggatggagggggtagagagagagggatggagggggtagggagagagagtgatggagggggtagagagagagagggatggagggggtagagagagagagggatggagggggatggagggggtagagagagagagggatggagggggatggagggggtagagagagagagggatggagggatggaggggtagagagagagggatggagggggtagagagagagagggatggagggggtagagagagagagggatggagggggtagagagagagagggatggagggggtagagagagagagagattgaattccATAGATGTACCATataccagtgtgtgtgcgtgttagtgtgagtgtgtatgtatgtgtatgtgtgtgtgtgtgttagtgtggtgtgtgtgtgtggtggtgtgtgtgtagtgtgtgtgttagtgtgtgcgtgcgtgtatgtgtgacATACGTCCATAAGAGCAGCGTTGATGTAGTTGGAGCTCTCTCCATCGATGGTGATGAGGAAGGGCAGACAGCGGTCAGGAGGAAGAACATCCATACAGCGGTTCTTCTCGTGGTTCCTGGGGAGCAGGGCGATACTACAGTCCTCCACCCGCAACGTAGGAGTCACCATGTtcagagtctggagagagagacagtagaggttacaggggttacagtgggttacagtgggttacagtgggttacagggggttacagtgggttacagtgggttacaggggttacagtgggttacaggggttaccgtgggttacaggggttacagggggttaccgtgggttacaggggttaccgtgggttacaggggttaccgtgggttaccgtgggttacagggggttaccgtgggttacaggggttaccgtgggttacagggggttaccgTGGGTTACAGGGGTTACCATGGGTTACCGTgggttacagggggttaccgtgggttacagggggttactacgtgggttacagggggttaccgTGGGTTACAGGGGTTAGTAGGTTACAGGGTCGGGTTACCGTGGGTTACAGGGGTTACCGTGGGTTACAgggttacagtgggttacagggggttaccgtgggttacagggggttacacgtgggttacagggggttaccgtgggttacagggggttactgtgggttacaggggggttaccgtgggttacagggggttacagtgggttaccgtgggttacagggggttaccgtgggttacagggggttactgtgggttacagggggttaccgtgggttacaggggttacaggggttacagtgggttacaggcgggttacagtgggttaccgtgggttatacagggggttaccgtgggttacagggggttacagggggttacagggggttacagggggttacagggggttaccgtgggttacagggggttaccgtgggttacagggggttacagggggttacagggggttacaggggttacagggggttacaggtgggttacagggggttaccgtgggttacagggggttactgtgggttacagggggttaccgTGGGTTACAGGAAATTTAAAAACAAAGGAGTTCATGTATGATGATGACTCTAGTTTCCTGTCCAAtcgtctcattgaagatccctgtaatgtctcattgaagatccctgtaatgtctcattgaagatccctgtaatgtctcattgaagatccctgtaatgtctcattgaagatccctgtaatgtctcattgaagatccctgtaatgtctcattgaagatccctgtaatgtctcattgaagatccctgtaatgtctcattgaagatccctgtaatgtctcattgaagatccctgtaatgtctcattgaagatccctgtaatgtctcattgaagatccctgtaatgtctcattgaagatccctgtaatgtctcattgaagatccctgtaatgtctcattgaagatccctgtaatgtctcattgaagatccctgtaatgtctcattgaagatccctgtaatgtctcattgaagatccctgtaatgtctcattgaagatccctgtaatgtctcattgaagatccctgtaatgtctcattgaagatccctgtaatgtctcattgaagatccctgtaatgtctcattgaagatccctgtaatgtctcattgaagatccctgtaatgtctcattgaagatccctgtaatgtctcattgaagatccctgtaatgtctcattgaagatccctgtaatgtctcattgaagatccctgtaatgtctcattgaagatccctgtaatgtctcattgaagatcctcaatgtctcattgaagatccctgtaatgtctcattgaagatcctgtaatgtctcattgaagatccctgtaatgtctcattgaagatccctgtaatgtctcattgaagatccctgtaatgtctcattgaagatccctgtaatgtctcattgaagatccctgtaatgtctcattgaagatccctgtaatgtctcattgaagatccctgtaatgtctcattgaagatccctgtaatgtctcattgaagatccctgtaatgtctcattgaagatccctgtaatgtctcattgaagatccctgtaatgtctcattgaagatccctgtaatgtctcattgaagatccctgtaatgtctcattgaagatccctgtaatgtctcattgaagatccctgtaatgtctcattgaagatccctgtaatgtctcattgaagatccctgtaatgtctcattgaagatccctgtaatgtctcattgaagatccctgtaatgtctcattgaagatccctgtaatgtctcattgaagatcctgtaatgtctcattgaagatccctgtaatgtctcattgaagatccctgtaatgtctcattgaagatccctgtaatgtctcattgaagatccctgtaatgtctcattgaagatccctgtaatgtctcattgaagatccctgtaatgtctcattgaagatccctgtaatgtctcattgaagatccctgtaatgtctcattgaagatccctgtaatgtctcattgaagatccctgtaatgtctcattgaagatccctgtaatgtctcattgaagatccctgtaatgtctcattgaagatccctgtaatgtctcattgaagatccctgtaatgtctcattgaagatccctgtaatgtctcattgaagatccctgtaatgtctcattgaagatccctgtaatgtctcattgaagatccctgtaatgtctcattgaagatccctgtaatgtctcattgaagatccctgtaatgtctcattgaagatccctgtaatgtctcattgaagatccctgtaatgtctcattgaagatccctgtaatgtctcattgaagatccctgtaatgtctcattgaagatccctgtaatgtctcattgaagatccctgtaatgtctcattgaagatccctgtaatgtctcattgaagatccctgtaatgtctcattgaagatccctgtaatgtctcattgaagatccctgtaatgtctcattgaagatccctgtaatgtctcattgaagatccctgtaatgtctcattgaagatccct
This is a stretch of genomic DNA from Oncorhynchus gorbuscha isolate QuinsamMale2020 ecotype Even-year unplaced genomic scaffold, OgorEven_v1.0 Un_scaffold_15175, whole genome shotgun sequence. It encodes these proteins:
- the LOC124030761 gene encoding receptor-type tyrosine-protein phosphatase mu-like, which produces TLNMVTPTLRVEDCSIALLPRNHEKNRCMDVLPPDRCLPFLITIDGESSNYINAALMDSYKQPSAFIVTQHPLPNTVKDFWRLVLDYHCTSIVMLNDVDPAQ